A window of the Tripterygium wilfordii isolate XIE 37 chromosome 12, ASM1340144v1, whole genome shotgun sequence genome harbors these coding sequences:
- the LOC120010442 gene encoding agamous-like MADS-box protein AGL80, which yields MTRKKVNLAYITNDSARKATFKKRKKGLIKKVSELSTLCGIDAAAIVYSPYDSQPEVWPSTGDVRNVISQFRRMPEMEQSKKMVNQESFIRQRIVKATEQLKKQRKDNREKEMTHVMFQTLTGQSLNCFNMLDLNDLRWLIDQKLKDINDALEPNDSPPVTAAGPAVPPPVAPEPKTSTPAPPVMANPNADFGDSFVDQKPFTTLGHEMMNMQRQPWSMDMVNNQDQVGTGTWFPEEIMASFTDNPRSAFWGNNAFFP from the coding sequence ATGACAAGGAAGAAGGTGAATCTTGCCTATATTACCAACGATTCTGCCCGAAAGGCGACGttcaagaagagaaagaagggatTGATCAAAAAGGTTAGTGAGTTAAGCACCTTATGTGGAATTGATGCTGCTGCTATTGTTTACAGCCCTTACGACTCGCAACCTGAGGTATGGCCCTCAACGGGTGATGTCCGGAATGTGATATCGCAATTCAGGAGGATGCCGGAGATGGAGCAGAGCAAAAAGATGGTTAATCAAGAGAGTTTCATCCGCCAGAGGATCGTCAAGGCCACCGAGCAGCTCAAGAAGCAGCGGAAGGATAACCGGGAGAAGGAAATGACTCATGTCATGTTCCAAACACTGACTGGACAATCCCTAAACTGCTTCAATATGTTAGACCTGAATGATCTTAGATGGCTTATTGATCAGAAGCTTAAAGAcatcaatgatgctttggaacctAATGACTCTCCTCCAGTTACTGCTGCTGGACCAGCAGTTCCACCGCCAGTAGCACCAGAACCTAAAACTAGTACTCCTGCACCGCCGGTTATGGCCAACCCGAATGCAGATTTTGGGGACAGTTTTGTTGATCAGAAGCCGTTCACAACATTAGGTCATGAGATGATGAACATGCAGAGGCAACCATGGTCTATGGACATGGTGAATAATCAAGACCAAGTGGGGACGGGGACATGGTTTCCTGAGGAGATTATGGCATCATTCACTGATAACCCTCGCAGTGCTTTCTGGGGAAATAATGCTTTCTTTCCctga
- the LOC120010098 gene encoding transcription factor MYBS3-like codes for MMTRRCSHCSKDGHNSRTCSARSGGSSSASSCGISGGVRLFGVRLTDGSIIKKSASMGNLSLAHYYSSSSAAASPNPDSPVSEHVRDPNHLPDGYLSDDPAHGSGLVSRRGERKKGVPWTEEEHRMFLIGLQKLGKGDWRGIARNYVVSRTPTQVASHAQKYFIRHTNATRRKRRSSLFDMVPDVATDLLSLAEDQAFLPSPQGRGDDNLDALLPSLNLSLNTEYEPMEATPAETIKEEPEESLMGSNQGKPTVPSTSDNIPVVPGASEFTTFVPGFFPAYVPVAYPFWPLTVGPHEDGTGTSQSNHQVLKPIPKLPKEPVNVEELVGMSQLSLGETGRGQREPSPLSLKLMAESSRQSAFHANAPASRSDLNKSDNGAIQAL; via the exons ATGATGACTCGTCGGTGCTCGCATTGCAGCAAGGACGGACACAACTCCCGCACATGTTCCGCCCGCTCCGGCGGTTCGTCGTCTGCCTCCTCGTGCGGCATCTCTGGGGGTGTGAGGCTGTTTGGGGTTAGGCTCACCGATGGGTCTATTATTAAGAAGAGTGCGAGTATGGGTAATTTGTCCTTGGCGCACTACTATAGCTCGTCCTCCGCCGCTGCGTCGCCCAATCCCGACTCGCCTGTGTCGGAGCACGTTCGTGACCCGAATCACTTGCCCGATGGGTACTTGTCCGATGACCCTGCCCATGGGTCCGGGTTGGTCAGTCGACGCGGTGAGAGAAAGAAAG GTGTCCCATGGACAGAAGAGGAGCATAGGATGTTCTTAATTGGACTACAGAAATTGGGTAAAGGGGACTGGCGTGGAATAGCAAGAAATTATGTTGTGTCTAGGACTCCTACCCAGGTAGCAAGTCACGCTCAGAAGTACTTCATTCGGCATACTAATGCTACTCGAAGAAAGAGACGCTCCAGCCTCTTTGACATGGTTCCAGATGTG GCCACAGATCTGCTGTCACTTGCAGAAGATCAAGCATTTCTGCCTTCTCCTCAGGGAAGAGGAGATGATAACCTGGATGCACTACTGCCTTCATTAAATCTCTCTCTGAACACAGAATATGAACCCATGGAAGCTACACCTGCAGAAACTATCAAAGAAGAACCTGAAGAAAGTCTTATGGGGTCAAACCAAGGCAAGCCAACTGTTCCCTCAACGAGTGACAACATACCTGTTGTTCCAGGGGCAAGTGAATTCACTACATTTGTCCCTGGATTCTTTCCCGCATATGTGCCTGTCGCTTATCCATTTTGGCCTTTAACCGTTGGCCCGCATGAAGATGGCACAGGGACATCACAATCAAATCATCAGGTACTGAAGCCGATTCCAAAGCTTCCCAAGGAACCTGTCAATGTAGAAGAACTAGTAGGCATGTCTCAACTCAGCCTTGGAGAGACAGGCAGAGGCCAGAGAGAGCCGTCACCACTCTCTCTAAAGTTGATGGCAGAATCCTCAAGGCAGTCAGCGTTTCATGCAAATGCTCCAGCAAGCAGGTCAGATTTAAACAAGAGCGACAATGGTGCCATCCAAGCTCTTTGA